A genomic segment from Paramixta manurensis encodes:
- a CDS encoding MFS transporter, translated as MSIETAQYKVQPPPQKKGKLRWVILGMTALVLVLNYADRAALGVAGPHMIKELGMTSTEFGLVASAFFFSYAPFSFIGGWLSDKYGPRNIMGIAVAWWSLFTGLTALGSSFTLLFLIRLLFGFGEGPQGSVSTKTMHNWFPQRQMSTAMGLAQGATPLGGAIGTPLVVALISVADWRWAFVVLGLLGIFIAIGWFIVVRDTPEKHPWATQEDIAIQQEKITAPITSAQGEVPPLRFYFRMPLLLATSVAFFGYGWVLFTFLTWFPIYLSDVRGVDLKGLAFAGALPWIFGVVGFAGGGILSDFLARRSGKPIAARAMVIVSGLIITSILFAFISVVSTTISAVLLMSGVVFSLYITGAQYFAIIGDVVPSQRLGGVMGFVHGIANLSGILSPIVAGAIIDHTGNWAMVFITAAGICLLGSILVSFFGRERTIDVYLKRYEPKG; from the coding sequence ATGTCAATCGAGACCGCGCAGTACAAAGTACAACCGCCTCCACAGAAAAAAGGTAAGCTCCGCTGGGTCATTCTTGGGATGACCGCACTGGTGCTGGTACTGAACTATGCTGACCGGGCCGCGCTGGGGGTCGCGGGGCCACACATGATCAAAGAACTGGGCATGACCAGTACCGAATTTGGTCTGGTCGCCAGCGCCTTCTTCTTTAGCTACGCGCCGTTTTCGTTTATTGGCGGCTGGCTGTCAGATAAATACGGGCCACGTAATATTATGGGGATTGCCGTTGCCTGGTGGTCACTGTTTACCGGCCTCACCGCGCTGGGAAGCAGCTTTACCCTGCTGTTTCTCATTCGCCTGTTATTTGGTTTTGGCGAAGGGCCACAGGGCTCGGTATCAACCAAAACTATGCATAACTGGTTTCCGCAGCGCCAAATGTCAACGGCGATGGGGCTGGCACAGGGCGCAACACCGTTAGGTGGCGCGATTGGTACCCCGCTGGTAGTGGCGTTAATTAGCGTCGCCGACTGGCGCTGGGCCTTTGTTGTCCTCGGCTTGCTGGGCATTTTTATTGCGATTGGTTGGTTTATCGTGGTTCGCGACACGCCGGAGAAACACCCCTGGGCGACGCAGGAAGATATTGCCATCCAGCAGGAGAAAATTACCGCGCCGATTACGTCCGCGCAGGGCGAAGTGCCCCCGTTACGCTTCTATTTCCGTATGCCGCTGCTATTAGCGACCTCGGTAGCGTTTTTCGGATACGGTTGGGTGCTGTTTACCTTCCTGACGTGGTTTCCTATCTATCTGTCCGATGTGCGCGGCGTGGATCTGAAAGGGCTGGCTTTCGCTGGCGCGCTGCCGTGGATCTTTGGTGTGGTTGGCTTCGCCGGGGGCGGCATCCTCTCTGACTTTTTAGCGCGTCGCTCGGGTAAACCGATTGCCGCCCGCGCGATGGTGATTGTCAGTGGATTAATTATTACCTCTATTTTGTTTGCTTTTATTAGCGTCGTCAGCACTACCATTAGTGCGGTTTTGCTGATGTCCGGCGTGGTTTTTTCCTTATATATTACCGGGGCACAATATTTTGCTATTATTGGCGATGTCGTACCCAGCCAGCGGCTGGGTGGCGTAATGGGCTTTGTCCACGGCATTGCGAACCTGTCGGGCATCCTCTCCCCCATTGTCGCTGGCGCGATTATCGATCATACCGGAAACTGGGCAATGGTCTTTATTACTGCCGCCGGGATTTGCCTGCTGGGCTCCATCCTTGTGTCATTCTTTGGTCGTGAGCGAACAATAGACGTATATTTAAAACGATATGAACCTAAAGGCTGA
- a CDS encoding FAD-binding oxidoreductase, with the protein MNTQTSRSVEQESLIGALQTLLPACVIEDAPEVLKAKAQDRWPISAKWSAEELQSHLPLAVVTVRSASDVSQALKFAAQHQLAVVPYGAGSGVVGGVVNQRGHLCLDLGGLNGKPQIDNDNGEVTVPAGVLGGDLEKILNQHGRRIPHYPQSLALASVGGLVATRSSGTFSSKYGNIENFVVSLEVVLPDGRIITTRRAPRSSTGPSITQLFVGSEGTLGIITSVTLRTLPLAKTRRFSGVAFNSIDNGLKAVRQLLDEGITPAVIRLYDAQEAVHIFEKSEIAGNDRVLLVLAFDGHDAVTQAEQQVALKITAQHQGDDLGAVPGEVWERTRFDASWLDRGNAGAFSFADAIEISASWQQLPGLHGAVLNAIAPYVDKAFAHYSHFYSNGGAIYFIFFTSGKDKRESESRFHTVWDITLRTVLEQGGSISHHHGVGEARKHWMKHEHGDSLKVLAALKQALDPRDILSPGKLGLNEIKGEQQ; encoded by the coding sequence ATGAACACGCAAACATCTCGCAGCGTTGAACAAGAAAGCCTGATTGGCGCGCTGCAAACGTTGTTACCGGCCTGTGTGATTGAGGATGCGCCAGAGGTGTTAAAGGCAAAAGCGCAGGATCGCTGGCCGATTTCCGCAAAATGGTCCGCAGAGGAGTTGCAAAGTCATCTTCCGTTGGCAGTGGTGACAGTGCGCTCCGCCAGCGACGTGTCACAAGCGTTGAAATTCGCCGCGCAGCATCAGTTAGCGGTAGTTCCTTACGGCGCGGGCTCCGGCGTAGTGGGCGGCGTAGTTAACCAACGTGGCCACTTGTGTCTCGATCTAGGTGGCCTGAACGGCAAGCCGCAAATCGATAATGACAACGGCGAAGTCACCGTACCGGCGGGGGTTTTGGGTGGCGATCTGGAAAAAATCCTCAACCAACACGGACGGCGTATTCCTCACTATCCCCAGTCGTTGGCACTGGCCAGCGTTGGTGGCTTAGTGGCAACCCGTTCATCCGGCACCTTTAGCAGTAAATACGGCAATATTGAAAACTTTGTCGTCTCCCTGGAAGTGGTGCTGCCGGATGGGCGAATTATCACCACGCGCCGCGCGCCACGCTCTTCAACTGGCCCGTCGATCACGCAACTGTTTGTGGGTAGCGAAGGGACGTTAGGGATTATTACCTCGGTGACGCTACGTACTCTGCCGCTGGCGAAAACCCGGCGTTTCAGCGGGGTCGCATTTAACAGTATCGACAATGGATTGAAGGCGGTACGTCAACTGCTGGACGAGGGCATTACACCTGCCGTGATCCGTTTATACGATGCCCAGGAAGCGGTACATATTTTTGAGAAAAGCGAAATCGCCGGTAATGACCGGGTGTTGCTGGTACTGGCATTTGATGGTCATGACGCGGTAACGCAAGCGGAACAACAGGTGGCGCTGAAGATCACGGCCCAACACCAGGGGGACGATCTTGGCGCGGTGCCTGGCGAAGTGTGGGAGCGCACGCGCTTTGATGCCAGTTGGCTTGATCGCGGGAATGCCGGTGCATTTTCCTTCGCTGATGCGATTGAAATCTCCGCCAGCTGGCAGCAACTGCCCGGACTGCATGGCGCAGTGTTGAATGCGATTGCGCCTTACGTTGATAAAGCTTTTGCGCATTACTCCCATTTTTACAGTAATGGCGGCGCCATCTACTTTATTTTCTTCACCTCAGGCAAAGATAAACGCGAGTCGGAATCACGTTTCCATACCGTGTGGGATATTACCCTGCGTACCGTGCTGGAACAGGGCGGATCGATTAGCCATCACCACGGCGTGGGCGAAGCGCGTAAACACTGGATGAAACATGAACACGGCGACAGCCTGAAGGTGTTGGCCGCGTTGAAACAGGCGCTCGACCCGCGTGACATTTTGTCGCCAGGCAAACTGGGGCTGAATGAAATCAAAGGAGAACAGCAATGA
- a CDS encoding tlde1 domain-containing protein, which yields MAWEYDVATHTFTRDGEKYTADYAGATGYKNDSSKECVSGKGPLPRGTYTIGSPHNSAHTGKYTLNLTPNLSNAMCGRSAFRIHGASKKHPLDSSEGCIIAPISVRKSIGASGDRELKVK from the coding sequence ATGGCATGGGAATACGATGTAGCAACGCACACCTTCACCCGTGATGGTGAAAAATACACAGCAGATTATGCAGGTGCAACAGGTTATAAGAATGATAGCTCTAAGGAATGTGTCAGTGGTAAAGGCCCACTTCCCAGAGGCACTTATACAATCGGTTCCCCTCACAACTCGGCCCACACGGGTAAATACACGCTCAACCTTACCCCTAACCTGAGCAACGCTATGTGTGGGCGGTCTGCTTTCCGTATTCATGGTGCAAGCAAAAAACATCCGCTGGATTCATCTGAAGGTTGTATTATCGCCCCTATCAGCGTCAGAAAGAGCATTGGGGCTAGCGGTGACAGGGAGTTAAAGGTGAAATGA
- a CDS encoding NAD(P)-dependent oxidoreductase, protein MKIGMIGLGQMGWHMAKNLAAAGYTVLGFDPRPDSEARMAEAGGTVRTSPAAVAAEAEVTVLMVLNTQQADSAIWGEQGFASGARPDSTLIVMSSLSPVYVRQLAERSAGKFALLDAPVSGGVEGARAASLTIMASGPAALQEKWRPVLQAMGKNVVNVGLQAGLGATMKTINQAMYFCALASASEMVVAGVKAGLDPDTIVQVVSTSSGGSWALAHRVPLAWQTNYVSGATLAIAGKDLRSALELATELQTSSEITQLVFRIIDEGLARHNQLGDDPLVVELLEHLSHYSIRDALHQRTGQ, encoded by the coding sequence ATGAAAATCGGCATGATAGGACTGGGGCAGATGGGCTGGCATATGGCGAAAAATTTGGCTGCCGCCGGTTATACGGTGTTGGGTTTTGACCCGCGCCCGGATAGCGAAGCACGTATGGCGGAGGCGGGCGGTACGGTACGCACCTCACCAGCGGCCGTGGCTGCCGAAGCGGAAGTCACGGTATTGATGGTGCTTAACACGCAGCAGGCGGATAGCGCAATTTGGGGTGAGCAAGGGTTTGCCAGTGGCGCCAGGCCCGATAGCACGCTAATCGTGATGAGTAGCCTGTCGCCGGTGTATGTCCGTCAGCTCGCGGAACGGTCGGCGGGAAAATTTGCCTTGTTGGATGCGCCGGTTAGTGGCGGCGTTGAGGGCGCGCGTGCCGCGTCGTTAACTATCATGGCCTCGGGCCCGGCAGCATTACAGGAGAAATGGCGCCCGGTCTTACAGGCGATGGGGAAAAATGTGGTGAATGTCGGTCTGCAGGCGGGATTGGGGGCGACGATGAAAACCATTAACCAGGCGATGTATTTTTGCGCGCTGGCCTCGGCATCAGAAATGGTGGTTGCCGGGGTTAAGGCCGGTCTGGATCCCGATACCATTGTGCAGGTGGTCAGTACCAGTAGTGGCGGCAGTTGGGCTCTGGCGCATCGCGTGCCGTTAGCATGGCAGACCAATTATGTCAGCGGCGCAACACTGGCGATTGCCGGGAAAGATCTGCGTTCCGCGCTGGAGTTGGCGACTGAACTACAAACGTCATCCGAGATCACGCAACTGGTGTTTCGGATCATCGATGAGGGGTTAGCGCGCCACAATCAGCTGGGCGACGACCCGCTGGTGGTTGAGCTGCTGGAACACCTGAGCCACTACTCTATCCGTGATGCGTTACATCAACGCACTGGCCAATAA
- a CDS encoding SDR family NAD(P)-dependent oxidoreductase — protein sequence MRYIPGFRLDNKIALVTGASKGLGETIAHALAESGATVAIVARDGELLSQVARTAEQEYGGKMIPFQADLIDIQQFDALVTQVEQQVGPIDILVNNAGTNIQQLAVDVDEETWDYLLDLNLKSVFFLSQAVAKRMLNAQRPGRIINIASQIGEVGFYKRSAYAASKGGLVHMSKVMALEWAEQGIRVNCVGPTFVETPLLRKTFQDPDIASEVMRRIPIKRLGMPSEVATAVVYLASIGADLVTGHHLLVDGGWTAQ from the coding sequence ATGCGCTATATACCCGGATTTCGTCTTGATAACAAAATCGCGCTGGTTACCGGCGCCAGTAAAGGATTAGGAGAAACCATCGCCCATGCGTTGGCGGAGTCCGGCGCGACGGTGGCAATTGTCGCGCGGGATGGTGAACTGTTGTCGCAGGTTGCCCGCACCGCTGAGCAGGAGTACGGCGGCAAAATGATTCCGTTTCAGGCGGACTTAATCGACATTCAGCAATTCGATGCATTAGTCACCCAGGTTGAACAACAGGTAGGGCCGATAGATATTCTGGTGAATAACGCCGGAACCAACATCCAGCAACTGGCGGTGGATGTGGATGAAGAAACGTGGGATTACCTACTCGATCTGAACCTGAAATCGGTGTTTTTCCTCAGCCAGGCGGTGGCGAAACGGATGCTCAACGCACAACGTCCGGGCCGCATTATTAATATCGCATCACAAATTGGCGAAGTGGGTTTCTATAAGCGTTCAGCCTATGCCGCCAGTAAAGGCGGCCTGGTCCATATGTCGAAAGTGATGGCGCTGGAGTGGGCGGAACAGGGCATTCGCGTTAACTGCGTTGGCCCAACCTTTGTCGAGACGCCGTTATTACGAAAAACCTTCCAGGACCCGGATATTGCCAGCGAAGTGATGCGGCGTATTCCAATTAAGCGGCTGGGAATGCCCTCTGAAGTCGCCACCGCGGTGGTGTATCTGGCGTCGATCGGCGCTGATTTGGTTACCGGACACCATTTACTGGTCGACGGCGGCTGGACGGCACAATAA
- a CDS encoding TolC family protein: MKQRLPGLLLVGAVCVTAAFNVKADSLTLAQTLRAAERYSAGLSANQHQAQALNSRADSALQLPDPKLKFGVENLPVQGNSAHRFTRDGMTMQTLGIMQEYVSMEKRQRKSDALHAEAESILANSEVLRSTLQRDVAQAWLDLCLLSKARETARHLITEAERQIPAITRSVANGVAGSSVLEARLTLSAMRDQLTDVERDLTLAQTRLQRLTGETIDTVSGELPRYTRLPAEPDVLAAGVLQHPEVIQASREAKVAKARSAQSAIAAIPDVGVEVYYAKRSAGNDDMAGVMVTMDLPLFQAKRQNKEYAADVSQSLEATDRLTLLTRDHLAQLHALVAEYQAAHTRWLRQQQEILPLQHQRLALLLAQYRSGTANLAAVLEARRGVLSSELDANEAERALAQSWAAIRYLTPQDVQ, encoded by the coding sequence ATGAAACAACGTCTACCGGGCTTGCTGCTCGTAGGCGCCGTGTGCGTGACAGCGGCATTCAACGTCAAGGCCGACAGCCTGACGCTTGCCCAAACGCTACGCGCCGCCGAGCGCTATTCCGCCGGTCTTTCTGCTAATCAACACCAGGCACAGGCGCTGAACAGCCGTGCCGACTCCGCATTGCAATTACCCGACCCTAAACTGAAATTTGGTGTGGAAAACCTCCCGGTACAAGGTAATAGCGCGCACCGTTTTACCCGCGATGGCATGACCATGCAGACGCTCGGCATTATGCAGGAGTACGTCAGTATGGAGAAACGCCAGCGCAAATCGGATGCGCTGCATGCCGAAGCCGAAAGCATTTTGGCCAACAGCGAAGTCCTACGCAGTACGTTGCAACGCGATGTGGCACAAGCCTGGCTGGATTTATGCCTGCTGAGCAAAGCGCGTGAAACAGCCCGCCATCTGATTACTGAAGCCGAACGACAAATTCCTGCTATCACCCGTAGCGTTGCCAACGGCGTGGCAGGGAGCAGCGTGCTGGAGGCGCGCCTGACCTTGTCGGCGATGCGCGATCAACTGACCGATGTAGAGCGCGATCTGACGCTGGCGCAAACCCGGTTACAGCGGCTGACCGGTGAAACCATTGACACGGTAAGTGGTGAGCTGCCGCGCTATACGCGCCTACCGGCGGAGCCGGATGTGTTAGCGGCAGGCGTGCTGCAGCACCCGGAAGTTATTCAGGCCAGCCGTGAAGCAAAGGTCGCCAAAGCGCGTTCCGCGCAGTCGGCCATCGCGGCAATCCCGGATGTTGGGGTTGAGGTGTACTACGCCAAACGTTCAGCGGGCAACGACGATATGGCCGGGGTAATGGTGACGATGGATTTACCGCTATTCCAGGCGAAACGGCAAAATAAAGAGTATGCCGCCGATGTGTCGCAAAGCCTTGAGGCAACCGATCGTTTAACGCTATTAACCCGCGATCACCTGGCGCAACTGCATGCGCTGGTCGCGGAATATCAGGCGGCACACACCCGTTGGTTGCGCCAACAGCAAGAGATATTACCGCTCCAGCATCAACGGCTGGCTTTACTGCTGGCGCAATACCGTAGTGGAACCGCCAATCTCGCCGCCGTATTAGAAGCGCGTCGTGGCGTGCTCTCCAGCGAACTTGATGCCAACGAGGCCGAGCGTGCGCTGGCGCAGAGCTGGGCCGCGATCCGTTATTTAACGCCACAGGATGTGCAATGA
- a CDS encoding four-carbon acid sugar kinase family protein translates to MSASCIGIVADDLTGGAAIAGEIARPGQPVPVIRLEKTCPLPAQTLVVETSSRYMPGAQAAARVEQAVSRLQQAGFTLLMKKIDSTLKGNVATELAAFARATAGRVVIVAACPTMQISVREGWQWKAAEKGVDVAGLVGDALGWRPDVLPLATVREGKTAVSAWFRQHASPVIVADAESQRDIQQLVDGARQAGIDGFAGVYGLGQALAGLSEPAMPPPPDGAHRLLVMSGSTSRANMAQIDWLVAQGAEAITIDVAALCGEQHRSEMARLSAAIAASRSPVVLLHTDAKNSAAVVREVCRARGWNDRDLAQALAAPFAEAVRQLPQAGLFLVGGETTGALFDLQGWQTLRVNGEFSATVSIARVPATQHPAIFTKPGAFGAETVLHDVARWLLPHL, encoded by the coding sequence ATGTCGGCATCCTGTATCGGTATTGTGGCGGATGATTTAACCGGCGGCGCGGCGATAGCGGGGGAAATTGCCCGTCCGGGCCAGCCGGTGCCGGTTATCCGGCTGGAGAAAACCTGCCCGCTGCCCGCCCAAACGCTGGTGGTGGAAACCAGTAGCCGTTATATGCCCGGCGCGCAGGCGGCGGCACGAGTTGAGCAGGCGGTAAGTCGGTTGCAGCAGGCCGGTTTTACTCTGCTGATGAAAAAAATCGACAGCACATTAAAAGGGAATGTGGCAACGGAGTTAGCGGCCTTTGCGCGCGCCACCGCCGGTCGTGTCGTGATTGTTGCTGCCTGCCCGACCATGCAGATCAGCGTGCGTGAGGGGTGGCAGTGGAAGGCGGCGGAGAAAGGGGTTGATGTCGCAGGATTGGTTGGCGATGCGCTCGGCTGGCGACCGGATGTCTTACCGCTGGCAACGGTACGCGAAGGTAAAACGGCGGTGAGCGCCTGGTTCCGACAGCATGCTTCGCCGGTTATCGTTGCGGATGCTGAAAGCCAGCGGGATATTCAGCAACTGGTCGATGGCGCGCGGCAGGCCGGGATTGATGGTTTTGCCGGGGTATATGGATTGGGACAGGCGCTGGCCGGATTAAGCGAGCCAGCCATGCCGCCACCGCCCGATGGCGCTCATCGGTTGTTGGTGATGTCCGGCTCGACGTCGCGTGCGAATATGGCGCAAATCGATTGGCTGGTCGCGCAGGGCGCAGAGGCGATCACCATTGATGTCGCCGCCCTGTGTGGTGAGCAGCATCGGAGCGAGATGGCGCGGTTAAGCGCCGCAATCGCCGCCAGCCGGTCGCCGGTGGTGCTGTTGCATACCGATGCGAAAAACAGCGCTGCCGTGGTGCGTGAGGTGTGCCGTGCCCGTGGCTGGAACGACCGCGATCTGGCGCAGGCGCTGGCAGCGCCTTTCGCCGAGGCGGTGCGCCAACTGCCGCAGGCCGGGCTGTTTCTGGTGGGCGGCGAAACCACCGGCGCGTTATTCGATCTACAAGGATGGCAAACCCTGCGGGTGAATGGCGAGTTCTCCGCCACGGTCTCAATCGCCCGTGTGCCCGCCACGCAACACCCGGCCATTTTCACCAAACCCGGCGCATTCGGTGCCGAAACCGTTTTGCATGATGTTGCGCGCTGGCTGCTGCCCCACCTGTAG
- a CDS encoding YhfZ family protein, giving the protein MPRPKGEVDSPQQRATEMVARIILERKPGERLPNIGELRTAIGVGAGTIQKALLELQNDKLVVLASKQRQGTFIVEKNIGGLWAISGQPPLSVIMPLPLSWEFQGMATGLRDALDQHNIPSYFVFGHGSAQRSRAIASALSFVAVMSAHAANALVTKTPQLCIHSILTPGSYYAAGSVIVVARVPRDQLPKNPRVGIDRHSLDHVALTQIEFPDNNYVDVSYAHIPAALINGVCDVAVWHHSALGLSLNHQELITWPLSEHNASLLTNEMFSAALVIAKDNAITRAVLDDISLREVLAVQQQVVSGKRLPSY; this is encoded by the coding sequence ATGCCTCGCCCTAAAGGCGAGGTTGACTCACCGCAACAGCGAGCGACTGAAATGGTCGCTCGTATCATTCTGGAAAGAAAACCGGGCGAACGCCTGCCAAATATTGGCGAACTGCGCACCGCAATCGGCGTCGGCGCCGGGACCATTCAAAAAGCCCTGCTGGAATTACAGAATGATAAGCTGGTGGTACTGGCATCGAAACAGCGTCAGGGCACCTTTATTGTGGAAAAAAATATTGGCGGCTTATGGGCGATATCCGGCCAACCGCCCCTGTCGGTGATTATGCCGCTGCCGTTGAGCTGGGAGTTTCAGGGCATGGCAACCGGCCTGCGTGATGCGTTGGACCAGCACAATATTCCCTCCTATTTCGTCTTCGGTCACGGCTCAGCACAACGTTCGCGGGCGATTGCCAGCGCACTCTCTTTTGTCGCGGTGATGTCCGCGCATGCGGCTAACGCATTAGTCACTAAAACGCCGCAATTATGTATTCACAGCATCCTGACGCCAGGCAGCTATTATGCCGCCGGTTCGGTGATTGTGGTGGCGCGCGTGCCGCGCGACCAGTTGCCGAAAAATCCGCGCGTGGGTATTGACCGGCACTCGCTCGATCACGTCGCCCTGACGCAAATTGAGTTCCCGGATAACAACTACGTTGATGTCAGTTACGCGCATATTCCCGCCGCATTGATCAATGGCGTGTGCGACGTCGCGGTTTGGCACCATTCGGCGCTCGGGTTGTCGCTCAACCATCAGGAGTTGATTACCTGGCCGCTCTCCGAACATAACGCCTCGTTGCTGACCAACGAAATGTTTTCCGCCGCGCTGGTGATAGCCAAAGACAACGCGATTACCCGTGCTGTGTTGGATGATATTTCATTGCGTGAAGTGTTGGCGGTACAGCAGCAGGTGGTCAGCGGGAAACGTCTCCCCTCGTACTAA
- the pdxA gene encoding 4-hydroxythreonine-4-phosphate dehydrogenase PdxA codes for MSALQPVAITIGDPAGIGPELSLKVASTDSLMTDTPIVLIGSADLLRRVAAHLKIDVDIRTITHPREAQRRPGVAWVIDVPLDAQSVVPGELSRQCGQATVDAIRLSTELALAGEVCAVCSAPANKEAFHLAGHIFEGQTEIFAHLTQTTSFHTIMIGGPLRVSLISAHCSLLEAVARVKQPRIERIMGELHRSLREEFGFANPRIGVAGLNPHAGENGVLGSEEIEHIRPALENCRRQGMNVSDPLAADSLFWAAEKGAYDAVLAMYHDQGTIPLKRFGYVTYAVGLPIIRTTAGHGTAFDIAWQGVANAELLSRAAKQAESLALTKAQGPVN; via the coding sequence ATGAGCGCACTGCAACCGGTAGCAATCACGATTGGCGATCCGGCGGGGATTGGCCCCGAGTTAAGCCTGAAGGTCGCCTCCACCGATTCGTTAATGACCGACACGCCGATCGTCCTGATAGGCTCTGCCGATCTGTTGCGCCGTGTAGCGGCGCACCTAAAAATCGATGTCGACATTCGCACCATTACACACCCGCGTGAAGCGCAGCGGCGTCCGGGCGTGGCATGGGTAATTGATGTGCCGCTGGATGCACAAAGCGTGGTACCGGGTGAGCTAAGCCGCCAGTGCGGCCAGGCAACGGTCGATGCTATTCGCCTGAGTACCGAGCTGGCGCTGGCGGGTGAGGTCTGTGCAGTGTGTTCGGCCCCGGCGAATAAAGAAGCTTTTCACCTTGCCGGCCACATCTTCGAAGGGCAGACGGAAATTTTTGCCCATCTCACGCAAACCACCTCTTTTCATACCATCATGATCGGCGGCCCGCTACGCGTCAGTTTGATCAGCGCCCACTGCTCGTTATTAGAAGCGGTCGCCAGGGTTAAACAACCGCGTATTGAACGCATTATGGGGGAACTGCACCGCTCGCTACGGGAAGAGTTCGGCTTTGCCAATCCGCGTATTGGCGTTGCTGGCTTAAATCCGCATGCCGGTGAGAATGGCGTATTGGGCAGTGAGGAAATTGAACATATCCGTCCGGCGCTGGAAAACTGCCGTCGGCAGGGGATGAATGTCAGCGATCCGCTGGCGGCAGACAGCCTGTTCTGGGCGGCGGAAAAGGGCGCTTATGACGCGGTGCTGGCGATGTATCACGATCAGGGCACCATTCCGCTGAAGCGCTTTGGTTATGTGACTTACGCGGTGGGGTTACCGATTATCCGTACTACCGCCGGACATGGCACCGCGTTTGATATTGCCTGGCAGGGCGTTGCCAACGCGGAGTTGTTGTCTCGGGCGGCGAAACAGGCCGAGTCGCTGGCGCTGACCAAAGCGCAGGGACCAGTGAACTGA
- a CDS encoding YceI family protein, with protein MSRLSFIFRLGMVVSLGLVAAPQALADTQHYAIDTQTTSLELSWQVLGVTNSHASFSHITGNVVMDEQSTFNDSINVTIPVSTIDAHNRLLTGQLKSPGFFNQPTYPQVTFTSTRVVAEGNSHYRVFGNLRIKNITRPVILDAQLSRSDSPAANQHHLAFNAVTAIQRSAFGMTQYIPMVSDKIEIAIAIDAIQS; from the coding sequence ATGTCGCGTTTATCCTTTATCTTCCGGCTGGGAATGGTTGTTTCCCTCGGCTTGGTCGCCGCGCCGCAGGCGCTGGCCGACACGCAGCACTACGCGATTGATACGCAGACCACCTCACTGGAACTCTCCTGGCAGGTACTGGGCGTCACCAATTCGCACGCCAGTTTTTCCCATATCACCGGCAATGTGGTGATGGATGAGCAGAGCACGTTTAATGACAGCATCAACGTCACCATCCCGGTGAGTACCATCGATGCGCATAACCGCCTGCTGACCGGTCAGTTAAAAAGTCCGGGTTTTTTCAACCAGCCGACCTATCCGCAGGTGACCTTTACCAGTACGCGGGTGGTGGCGGAAGGTAATAGCCATTACCGGGTGTTTGGTAACCTGCGCATTAAAAATATTACCCGACCGGTGATCCTCGACGCACAGTTGTCGCGTAGCGATAGCCCCGCCGCAAATCAGCATCATCTGGCTTTTAATGCGGTTACCGCCATTCAACGCTCAGCGTTTGGTATGACGCAATATATCCCGATGGTGAGCGATAAAATTGAAATCGCGATTGCGATTGATGCGATACAAAGCTAA
- the tssD gene encoding type VI secretion system tube protein TssD, whose translation MAIPVYLWLEDNGGAPIQGSVDVHGREGSIEVSELMHSIEQPTDPLTGKATAKHLHSSYAFMKGIDSSSSYLYTALSSGQTLKKAVFKFYRINYNGQEEEYFRTTLENVRVTEIEPFMMDIKNHQWERHDHLEYVDLAYEKITWHYLDGNIIHSDSWNGRAA comes from the coding sequence ATGGCTATTCCGGTTTACTTATGGCTTGAAGATAATGGTGGAGCACCTATACAGGGTAGTGTTGATGTGCATGGCAGAGAGGGAAGCATCGAAGTAAGCGAACTGATGCACTCCATAGAACAGCCCACCGATCCCCTAACAGGCAAAGCTACAGCAAAACACTTACATAGCTCATATGCATTTATGAAAGGCATTGATAGCTCATCCTCCTATCTGTACACAGCGCTCTCTTCAGGTCAAACCCTTAAAAAGGCCGTGTTCAAATTCTATCGCATCAACTATAACGGCCAAGAAGAGGAGTATTTCAGGACTACGCTGGAGAACGTGAGGGTAACAGAAATAGAACCTTTTATGATGGACATAAAAAATCATCAATGGGAAAGACACGACCATCTTGAATATGTGGATTTAGCTTACGAGAAAATCACATGGCACTATCTGGATGGTAATATTATTCACTCTGATTCATGGAATGGACGGGCTGCATAA